A DNA window from Hydrogenophaga taeniospiralis contains the following coding sequences:
- a CDS encoding bacteriohemerythrin, which yields MNTVEWSDALLLDYEPMDTVHREFVDLLAAAQNASDAALPQTWAAVVAHTVRHFGREDEWMQRTGFASADNHILQHRVVLNLLREGLAMAQAGQMDPVREMAGELAVWFAKHTQTLDAALALHMRREPSPVSTAHRPRGGRGAHASPG from the coding sequence ATGAACACTGTTGAATGGTCCGATGCGCTGCTGCTGGATTACGAGCCCATGGACACCGTGCACCGGGAGTTCGTGGACCTTCTGGCGGCGGCGCAGAACGCGTCCGACGCGGCACTGCCGCAGACCTGGGCCGCGGTCGTCGCCCACACGGTGCGCCACTTTGGCCGAGAGGACGAATGGATGCAACGCACCGGCTTCGCCTCGGCCGACAACCACATCCTGCAGCACCGGGTGGTGCTCAACCTGCTGCGCGAAGGCCTGGCGATGGCCCAGGCCGGCCAGATGGACCCGGTGCGCGAGATGGCCGGCGAGTTGGCGGTCTGGTTCGCCAAGCACACCCAGACGCTGGACGCGGCGCTGGCGCTGCACATGCGCCGCGAGCCCTCGCCGGTGAGCACGGCGCACCGCCCGCGCGGCGGGCGCGGCGCCCACGCGTCCCCCGGATAG
- a CDS encoding 2OG-Fe dioxygenase family protein: protein MTSQFQPPYVPLAGLDQSLKTQGFALISAADVQQWLSATPDELQALHSGWNDLPADGYLKDGGHYRRRRHSCFEVRGEQVQQVPHRAHWQPLEYNALHGGMQRLFEPMDPALVARPVWPRLLGRVGAVVSALRGEQPWFVEAHTFRIDTTDGIGRPTPEGAHRDGVDLVAVFMLERHLIKGGESRVFEANGPAGQRFTLLEPWSLLLLDDQRVIHESTPIQPLQADGFGWRDTLVLTYRAGGFQGD from the coding sequence ATGACCAGCCAATTCCAGCCACCTTATGTGCCCCTGGCCGGGCTCGACCAGAGCCTGAAGACCCAAGGGTTTGCCCTGATCAGTGCCGCCGATGTGCAGCAGTGGCTGTCCGCCACGCCGGACGAACTGCAGGCTCTGCACAGTGGCTGGAACGATCTGCCGGCCGATGGCTACCTGAAGGACGGCGGGCACTACCGCCGGCGGCGCCACAGCTGTTTCGAGGTGCGGGGGGAACAGGTGCAGCAGGTGCCGCACCGCGCCCACTGGCAGCCGCTGGAATACAACGCCCTGCATGGCGGCATGCAGCGCCTGTTCGAGCCCATGGACCCGGCGCTGGTGGCGCGCCCGGTGTGGCCACGCTTGCTGGGGCGGGTGGGGGCGGTGGTCTCGGCCCTGCGCGGCGAGCAGCCCTGGTTCGTGGAGGCGCACACTTTTCGCATCGACACCACCGACGGCATCGGCCGGCCCACGCCGGAAGGCGCGCACCGCGACGGTGTGGACCTGGTGGCGGTGTTCATGCTGGAGCGCCACCTCATCAAGGGCGGCGAGAGCCGCGTGTTCGAGGCCAACGGGCCGGCCGGCCAGCGCTTCACGCTGCTCGAACCCTGGTCGCTGCTGCTGCTCGACGACCAGCGCGTCATCCACGAAAGCACCCCGATCCAGCCATTGCAGGCCGATGGCTTTGGCTGGCGCGACACCCTGGTGCTGACCTACCGCGCGGGCGGCTTCCAGGGCGACTGA
- a CDS encoding VWA domain-containing protein — translation MKASTGSARTGGSVDTAPTATVRPEPVEGQNFPDRPYHHLDALPRELWRWAVVCSSGHAARRVPELAQWARALMDGALPDAAHDFGDAAATQALRPLLTELDLLTLTRQSAPLTRQLLQSLMWNLDSLIDRPADEPRAQAITRMQAVFRESWDLQRKGWDEALALLQSLGDLAHLRWDDLAGQLNRREWQEARRIGELLQRLPALAAFIDGVGRRAFEPRHPPAHTARPDPAPDAQAAQRPADDEERRPEPTAVDGVRRSRNLARMTGGESLNLTHPVLHRLWRARFAEAQLLSYDDRAREHSPRPLPRPEPQPQRRQAAHAGRGPLIVCLDTSGSMRGAPENVAKACVLQALRSAHTGQRACRLLAFGGPSELLERDLTLDAAGLEHLLDLMGQSFDGGTDVQSPIERAIELVQTAGWQEADLLIVSDGEFGVTPATLRRLREAKERLALRAHGVLIGDRETIGLMEVCDHLYWVREWRRYGNGAAAVGENFSPVHSRSLTALYFPNAIRR, via the coding sequence GTGAAGGCCTCGACAGGCTCAGCCCGAACGGGTGGATCGGTCGACACCGCGCCAACGGCCACCGTTCGCCCTGAGCCTGTCGAAGGGCAGAACTTTCCCGACCGGCCCTACCACCACCTCGACGCCCTGCCGCGCGAACTCTGGCGCTGGGCCGTGGTGTGCAGCAGCGGCCACGCGGCGCGGCGCGTCCCCGAGCTGGCGCAGTGGGCGCGTGCGCTGATGGACGGCGCCCTGCCCGATGCGGCGCACGACTTCGGCGACGCTGCCGCCACCCAGGCGCTGCGCCCGCTGCTGACCGAGCTCGATCTGCTCACCCTCACGCGCCAGAGCGCGCCGCTCACCCGGCAACTGCTGCAAAGCCTGATGTGGAACTTGGACAGCCTGATCGACCGACCCGCCGACGAACCCCGCGCACAGGCCATCACCCGCATGCAGGCGGTGTTCCGCGAGAGCTGGGACCTGCAGCGCAAAGGCTGGGACGAGGCGCTGGCGCTGCTGCAGTCGCTGGGCGATCTGGCGCACCTGCGCTGGGACGACCTGGCCGGCCAGCTCAACCGGCGCGAGTGGCAGGAAGCGCGCCGCATCGGCGAGCTGCTGCAGCGCCTGCCGGCACTGGCGGCGTTCATCGACGGCGTGGGCCGGCGCGCGTTCGAACCCCGGCACCCGCCGGCCCACACCGCCCGGCCCGACCCGGCGCCCGACGCGCAAGCCGCGCAGCGCCCCGCCGACGACGAAGAACGCCGCCCCGAACCCACCGCGGTGGACGGCGTGCGCCGCTCACGCAACCTCGCCCGCATGACCGGCGGCGAAAGCCTGAACCTCACCCACCCGGTGCTGCACCGGCTGTGGCGCGCGCGTTTTGCCGAAGCCCAGTTGCTGAGCTACGACGACCGCGCCCGCGAACATTCCCCGCGCCCCCTGCCGCGCCCCGAACCGCAGCCCCAGCGCCGACAAGCGGCGCACGCCGGGCGTGGCCCGCTGATCGTCTGCCTGGACACCTCGGGCTCGATGCGCGGCGCACCGGAAAACGTGGCCAAAGCCTGCGTGCTGCAGGCCCTGCGCAGCGCCCACACCGGCCAGCGCGCCTGCCGGCTGCTGGCCTTTGGCGGCCCCAGCGAGCTGCTGGAGCGCGACCTCACGCTCGACGCCGCCGGGCTGGAACACCTGCTGGACCTGATGGGCCAGAGCTTCGACGGCGGCACCGACGTGCAGTCCCCCATCGAACGCGCCATCGAACTGGTGCAAACCGCCGGCTGGCAGGAGGCCGACCTGCTGATCGTGAGCGACGGCGAGTTCGGCGTCACGCCCGCCACGCTGCGGCGGTTGCGCGAGGCCAAGGAACGGCTGGCGCTGCGCGCGCACGGCGTGCTGATCGGCGACCGCGAAACCATCGGCCTGATGGAGGTCTGCGACCACCTGTACTGGGTGCGTGAGTGGCGCCGCTACGGCAACGGCGCCGCCGCGGTGGGCGAGAACTTCTCGCCGGTGCACAGCCGCAGCCTGACCGCCCTGTATTTCCCGAACGCAATCAGGAGGTAA
- a CDS encoding AAA family ATPase, translated as MTSEHTTGATWAPMLDELERGLLQRDVAARALLLAALAGEHVLLLGPPGTAKSELARRLQRLLPGAHYFERLLTRFTVPEELFGPLSLRALEEDRYERLTEGYLPSAEVAFLDEVFKANSAILNTLLGLLHERQFDNGSQRLPVPLVCLVGASNEVPQDESLHAFYDRFLLRVPVQPVDDAHFTALLLADAPGAGDTPANALIDPAVVEALRERAPRVPLGEAALALLLQARQHASESGQTVSDRRWRQLVALLQLQAASRQASEVGPWDLWLLPFVLAADPAQVPGWTGLFLHSVARTAPISVQGLERAVQAFEQQLDTERRAPPDAQDDSAGKLALARAISRPGEESEMLRITSERAQRRYSPVHIEARVAQCDELLERLMALHGEWLAVAREVLAQARAHAWLPPSWLLQIEAVHAERGGHLASLCAQHQSTRNGFAALPVEVDAAAHAPAPVPWESP; from the coding sequence ATGACGAGTGAACACACCACTGGCGCTACCTGGGCGCCCATGCTGGACGAACTGGAGCGCGGCCTGTTGCAGCGCGACGTGGCCGCCCGTGCGCTGCTGCTGGCGGCGCTGGCGGGCGAGCACGTGCTGCTGCTGGGCCCGCCCGGCACCGCCAAGAGCGAGCTCGCGCGCCGCCTGCAGCGCCTGTTGCCCGGCGCGCACTACTTTGAGCGCCTGCTCACCCGCTTCACCGTGCCCGAGGAGCTGTTCGGTCCGTTGTCGCTGCGCGCGCTCGAAGAGGACCGCTACGAGCGCCTGACCGAGGGCTACCTGCCGAGCGCCGAGGTGGCGTTTCTCGACGAGGTGTTCAAGGCCAACTCGGCCATCCTCAACACCCTGCTCGGCCTGCTGCATGAGCGCCAGTTCGACAACGGCAGCCAGCGCCTGCCGGTGCCGCTGGTGTGCCTGGTGGGCGCCAGCAACGAGGTGCCGCAGGACGAAAGCCTGCACGCGTTCTACGACCGCTTCCTGCTGCGCGTGCCGGTGCAGCCGGTGGACGACGCGCATTTCACCGCCCTGCTGCTGGCCGATGCGCCAGGCGCGGGCGACACCCCGGCCAATGCGCTGATCGACCCTGCGGTGGTGGAGGCCCTGCGCGAGCGTGCGCCGCGGGTCCCGCTGGGGGAGGCCGCACTGGCGCTGCTGCTGCAGGCCCGACAACACGCCAGCGAGAGCGGGCAGACCGTGTCGGACCGGCGCTGGCGCCAGCTGGTCGCGCTGCTGCAGCTGCAGGCCGCGAGCCGCCAGGCCAGCGAGGTCGGGCCCTGGGACCTGTGGCTGCTGCCCTTCGTGCTGGCCGCCGACCCGGCCCAGGTGCCCGGCTGGACCGGGTTGTTCCTGCACAGCGTGGCCCGGACCGCACCGATATCCGTGCAGGGTCTGGAGCGCGCGGTGCAGGCGTTCGAACAGCAGCTCGACACCGAGCGCCGCGCCCCGCCCGACGCGCAGGACGACAGCGCGGGCAAGCTGGCGCTGGCGCGCGCCATCAGCCGGCCGGGCGAAGAAAGCGAGATGCTGCGCATCACCAGCGAGCGCGCCCAGCGTCGCTACAGCCCCGTGCACATCGAAGCCCGTGTGGCGCAGTGCGACGAACTGCTGGAGCGGCTGATGGCACTGCACGGCGAGTGGCTGGCGGTGGCGCGCGAGGTGCTGGCCCAGGCCCGCGCGCACGCCTGGCTGCCCCCGTCCTGGCTGCTGCAGATCGAGGCCGTGCACGCCGAGCGCGGCGGCCACCTGGCCAGCCTGTGCGCGCAGCACCAGTCCACGCGCAACGGCTTCGCGGCCTTGCCGGTGGAGGTGGATGCCGCCGCCCACGCACCGGCGCCGGTGCCGTGGGAATCCCCGTGA
- the bktB gene encoding beta-ketothiolase BktB produces MSREVVIVSAARTAIGTFGGSLKDVPPTELGALVVKETLARAQLDGKDVGHVVFGHVVNTEPKDMYLSRVAAINGGCAEGTPAFNVNRLCGSGLQAIVSASQSILLGDADIAIGGGAECMSRAPFASLNMRWGARMGDTKMVDMMVGALHDPFHTIHMGVTAENIAAKWGISREDQDQLALESHNRAQRATEEGRFKEQIVPVMLKSRKGEVAYATDEHFRPNCGMEELAKLKPVFVKENGTVTAGNASGINDAAAAVVLMEAATAKARGLAPLARLVAYAHAGVDPKYMGIGPVPASKLALQKAGLTVNDLDVIEANEAFAAQACAVSRDLGLDPAKVNPNGSGISLGHPIGATGALITVKALYELQRINGRYALVTMCIGGGQGIAAVFERV; encoded by the coding sequence ATGAGCCGAGAAGTCGTCATCGTCAGCGCCGCCCGCACCGCCATTGGCACCTTTGGTGGCAGCCTGAAAGACGTGCCCCCCACCGAACTCGGCGCGCTGGTCGTCAAGGAAACCCTGGCCCGCGCCCAGCTCGACGGCAAGGACGTGGGCCACGTGGTGTTCGGCCACGTGGTCAACACCGAACCCAAGGACATGTACCTCTCGCGCGTGGCCGCCATCAACGGCGGCTGCGCCGAAGGCACGCCCGCCTTCAACGTCAACCGCCTCTGCGGCTCGGGCCTGCAGGCCATCGTCTCGGCCTCGCAGTCCATCCTGCTGGGCGACGCCGACATCGCCATCGGTGGCGGCGCCGAGTGCATGAGCCGCGCGCCGTTTGCCTCGCTCAACATGCGCTGGGGCGCCCGCATGGGCGACACCAAGATGGTCGACATGATGGTCGGTGCCCTGCACGACCCCTTCCACACCATCCACATGGGCGTGACCGCCGAGAACATCGCCGCCAAGTGGGGCATCAGCCGCGAAGACCAGGACCAGCTGGCCCTGGAAAGCCACAACCGCGCCCAGCGCGCCACCGAAGAAGGCCGCTTCAAGGAACAGATCGTTCCGGTCATGCTCAAGAGTCGCAAGGGCGAAGTGGCCTACGCCACCGACGAGCACTTCCGCCCCAACTGCGGCATGGAGGAGCTGGCCAAGCTCAAACCGGTGTTCGTGAAGGAAAACGGCACCGTCACCGCCGGCAACGCCTCGGGCATCAACGACGCGGCCGCCGCCGTGGTGCTGATGGAGGCCGCCACCGCCAAGGCGCGCGGCCTGGCGCCGCTGGCGCGACTGGTGGCCTACGCCCACGCCGGCGTGGACCCGAAGTACATGGGCATCGGCCCGGTGCCGGCCTCGAAGCTGGCGCTGCAGAAAGCCGGCCTGACCGTCAACGACCTCGACGTGATCGAGGCCAACGAGGCCTTCGCCGCCCAGGCCTGCGCCGTGTCCAGAGACCTCGGCCTGGACCCGGCCAAGGTCAACCCCAACGGCTCGGGCATTTCGCTCGGCCACCCCATCGGCGCCACCGGCGCGCTGATCACGGTGAAGGCGCTGTATGAGCTGCAGCGCATCAACGGCCGCTACGCGCTGGTGACGATGTGCATCGGTGGCGGTCAGGGCATCGCTGCGGTGTTTGAGCGGGTGTGA
- a CDS encoding SDR family NAD(P)-dependent oxidoreductase, which translates to MNPVTQHLTILTGASRGMGLAMARQLLTPGRLLLCISRHASPALESEAARHGASLVQWSQDLADTVAAAARLRHWLEGQQPPALASATLINNAGVIPRIGPLDACPPDELANALRVGLEAPMQLTAAFLAATAAWVNAGWRGPRKVLNISSGLGRTPMAAQAPYCAAKAGMDHFTRCSALDEARRAHGARLVSLAPGVIDTDMQVQLRAGDPTAFPDRQRFVELQSQGQLAAPEAAAARVLAWLERPDFGEQPVADVRD; encoded by the coding sequence ATGAACCCAGTCACGCAACACCTCACCATCCTCACCGGCGCCTCGCGCGGCATGGGCCTGGCCATGGCGCGCCAGTTGCTCACGCCCGGGCGCCTGCTGCTGTGCATCTCGCGCCACGCATCGCCCGCGCTGGAGTCCGAAGCCGCGCGGCACGGCGCCAGCCTGGTCCAGTGGTCACAAGACCTGGCCGACACCGTCGCCGCGGCCGCGCGGCTGCGGCACTGGCTTGAGGGCCAACAACCGCCTGCGCTGGCCAGCGCCACGCTGATCAACAACGCCGGGGTGATCCCGCGCATCGGCCCGCTCGACGCCTGCCCGCCCGACGAACTGGCCAACGCGCTGCGCGTGGGACTGGAAGCCCCGATGCAGCTCACCGCGGCGTTTCTGGCCGCGACCGCCGCCTGGGTGAACGCGGGCTGGCGCGGCCCGCGCAAGGTGCTCAACATTTCGTCGGGACTGGGCCGCACCCCCATGGCCGCCCAGGCGCCCTACTGCGCGGCCAAGGCCGGCATGGACCACTTCACCCGCTGCAGCGCGCTCGACGAAGCCCGGCGCGCGCACGGCGCCAGGCTGGTGTCGCTGGCACCGGGCGTGATCGACACCGACATGCAGGTGCAGCTGCGCGCGGGCGACCCCACCGCCTTCCCCGACCGGCAGCGTTTCGTGGAACTGCAAAGCCAGGGCCAGCTCGCCGCCCCCGAGGCCGCCGCCGCGCGCGTGCTGGCCTGGCTGGAGCGGCCGGACTTTGGCGAGCAGCCGGTGGCCGACGTGCGCGACTGA
- a CDS encoding RluA family pseudouridine synthase, whose product MLVFDKPSGLLSVPGRGPDKQDCLSTRAQAVWPDALVVHRLDMATSGIVVMARGIDAQRTLSTAFEKRRVHKRYTAVVVGALDNPQPDNGWNTIDLPLILDWLARPRSIVHHEFGKPSITHWRLAAAPAPGPDMTRLDLEPVTGRSHQLRVHLQAIGHPIVGDPLYASPAQEALANRLLLHAQALELPHPVTGETLRFECPCPF is encoded by the coding sequence ATGCTGGTGTTCGACAAGCCCTCCGGCCTGCTGAGCGTGCCCGGGCGCGGCCCGGACAAACAGGACTGCCTGAGCACCCGCGCCCAGGCGGTCTGGCCCGACGCCCTGGTGGTGCACCGGCTGGACATGGCCACCTCCGGCATCGTGGTCATGGCCCGCGGCATCGACGCCCAGCGCACCCTGAGCACGGCGTTCGAAAAGCGCCGCGTGCACAAGCGCTACACGGCGGTGGTGGTCGGCGCGCTGGACAACCCGCAGCCCGACAACGGCTGGAACACCATCGACCTGCCCCTGATCCTGGACTGGCTCGCCCGACCGCGCAGCATCGTGCACCACGAGTTCGGCAAACCCAGCATCACACACTGGCGGCTGGCCGCGGCGCCCGCGCCCGGGCCGGACATGACCCGGCTGGACCTCGAACCCGTCACCGGCCGTTCGCACCAGCTGCGTGTGCACCTGCAGGCCATTGGCCACCCCATCGTGGGCGACCCGCTCTACGCCAGCCCGGCCCAGGAGGCGCTGGCCAATCGCCTGCTGCTGCACGCGCAAGCGCTGGAGTTGCCACACCCAGTCACGGGCGAGACACTGCGGTTCGAATGTCCCTGTCCGTTCTGA
- a CDS encoding HugZ family protein, which produces MATEHSLTRALRELLASQRTAALGTLDEHGAPFVSMVPFAVDRVDHSLVIHVSGLAAHSRNLQRSPRVSVLVCQAEVAGEPVHALPRVTLDATALVAEPGSPEALACRAVYLERFPDAEPMTALGDFRFVRLRASGARQVAGFGAARSLDAAELTRALGPAP; this is translated from the coding sequence ATGGCCACCGAACACAGCCTGACCCGCGCCCTGCGTGAACTGCTGGCCAGCCAGCGCACCGCCGCGCTCGGCACGCTGGACGAACACGGCGCACCTTTTGTCTCCATGGTCCCGTTTGCGGTGGACCGGGTCGATCACAGCCTGGTGATCCACGTCAGCGGTCTGGCCGCGCACAGCCGCAACCTGCAGCGCTCGCCCCGCGTGTCGGTGCTGGTCTGCCAGGCCGAGGTGGCGGGCGAACCAGTACACGCCCTGCCGCGCGTCACGCTCGACGCCACCGCCCTCGTGGCCGAACCCGGCAGCCCCGAAGCGCTGGCCTGCCGCGCGGTCTATCTGGAACGGTTCCCCGACGCCGAACCCATGACCGCGCTCGGCGACTTCCGCTTCGTGCGCCTGCGCGCCAGCGGCGCCCGCCAGGTGGCCGGCTTTGGCGCGGCGCGCAGCCTGGACGCCGCCGAGCTGACGCGGGCCCTCGGCCCCGCGCCCTGA
- a CDS encoding OmpA family protein yields MQSSHPLHHRSTALLAMLLGSVLSACAPTTRVILLPQANGAPSAVAVSTARGEQVIDRPYQVANVGARGALSVDTTTAEKVREAYPRLIALQPPPPERFVLEFEPATPQLTPESQAQLDHVVARAKARPGGEIVVTGHTDRQGPLEANDALSLERAQAIRDQLIERGLRADLIEAVGRGEREPLVPTDDEVAEPRNRRAVIDVR; encoded by the coding sequence ATGCAATCCAGCCATCCGCTGCACCACCGATCCACCGCCCTCCTCGCGATGCTGCTGGGCAGCGTGCTGTCGGCCTGCGCGCCGACCACGCGCGTGATCCTGCTGCCCCAGGCCAACGGCGCGCCCAGCGCGGTGGCGGTGAGCACCGCCCGGGGCGAACAGGTGATCGACCGCCCCTACCAGGTGGCCAACGTGGGCGCGCGCGGTGCGCTCAGCGTGGACACCACCACGGCCGAGAAGGTGCGCGAAGCCTACCCACGCCTGATCGCGCTGCAGCCGCCGCCGCCCGAGCGCTTCGTGCTGGAATTCGAGCCCGCCACCCCGCAGCTCACCCCCGAGTCGCAGGCGCAGCTGGACCACGTGGTGGCCCGCGCCAAGGCCCGCCCCGGCGGCGAGATCGTGGTGACCGGCCACACCGACCGCCAGGGCCCGCTGGAAGCCAACGACGCGCTCTCGTTGGAACGTGCCCAGGCCATCCGCGACCAGCTGATCGAGCGTGGCCTGCGGGCCGACCTGATCGAGGCCGTGGGCCGCGGTGAGCGCGAACCGCTGGTGCCCACCGACGACGAGGTCGCCGAGCCCCGCAACCGCCGCGCCGTGATCGACGTGCGCTGA
- a CDS encoding FecR domain-containing protein — protein MRAPLSLFLAAFLLAVLPQAGAQQPPPAAAVDAGRVGTFKHVEGEIWVGPAEARRTPVPGDGLHEADRLRTGKTGAATITLKDGTVVTMGPDTLVELSKFQYNPTTQSGNLALELLQGSIRVVTGLLAKINPDLFKITTPTSVVGVRGTDFIVDAPAQP, from the coding sequence ATGCGTGCGCCCCTCTCCCTGTTTCTGGCCGCCTTCCTGCTGGCGGTGCTGCCCCAGGCCGGGGCGCAGCAGCCGCCACCGGCCGCGGCGGTCGATGCGGGCCGTGTGGGCACCTTCAAACACGTGGAAGGCGAGATCTGGGTCGGCCCGGCCGAGGCGCGCCGCACGCCCGTGCCCGGTGACGGCCTGCACGAGGCCGACCGCCTGCGCACCGGCAAGACCGGCGCGGCCACCATCACCCTCAAGGACGGCACCGTGGTCACCATGGGCCCCGACACCCTGGTGGAACTGAGCAAATTCCAGTACAACCCCACGACCCAGTCGGGCAACCTCGCGCTGGAGCTGCTGCAGGGCTCGATCCGCGTCGTCACCGGCCTGCTGGCCAAGATCAACCCCGATCTGTTCAAGATCACCACCCCCACCTCGGTGGTGGGCGTGCGCGGCACCGACTTCATCGTGGACGCCCCGGCGCAACCCTGA
- a CDS encoding tRNA dihydrouridine synthase → MTLLLAPMEGLLDATLRDVLTRTGGIDRCVSEFIRVTQTLLPERAFLRVVPELLNGGRTRAGVPVRPQLLGSDPACLAENAARLAGLSPFGVDLNFGCPAKTVNQSRGGAVLLDEPELIGRIVAAVRRAVPAQVPVSAKMRLGFNDDHRAEDCAHAIAEAGADELVIHARTKAHGYRPPAYWERIAQVRASLPAGAPITVIANGDIWNVADAERCRAVTGCDALMIGRGMVTDPGLALAIKGQGGVPWQQLPPLLLAFWQQVSVRVERRHRAGRLKQWLNYLRQRYPQAQDAFDELRLVHDPAAIEAWLRQAQIRPPITTEPIPALAAELAQPC, encoded by the coding sequence ATGACCCTGCTGCTCGCGCCCATGGAAGGCCTGCTCGACGCGACCTTGCGCGACGTGCTCACGCGCACCGGTGGCATCGACCGCTGCGTGAGCGAGTTCATCCGCGTCACCCAGACCCTGCTGCCCGAGCGCGCGTTCCTGCGGGTGGTGCCCGAGCTGCTCAACGGTGGGCGCACCCGCGCGGGCGTGCCGGTGCGCCCGCAGTTGCTGGGGTCGGACCCGGCCTGCCTGGCCGAGAACGCGGCGCGGCTCGCGGGCCTGAGCCCGTTCGGTGTGGACCTCAATTTCGGCTGCCCGGCCAAGACGGTGAACCAGAGCCGGGGCGGCGCGGTGCTGCTGGACGAACCCGAGCTGATCGGCCGCATCGTGGCCGCGGTGCGCCGCGCGGTGCCGGCCCAGGTGCCGGTGTCGGCCAAGATGCGCCTGGGCTTCAACGACGACCACCGGGCCGAGGACTGCGCACACGCCATCGCCGAAGCGGGGGCCGACGAACTGGTCATCCACGCCCGCACCAAGGCGCACGGCTACCGCCCGCCCGCCTACTGGGAGCGCATCGCGCAGGTGCGGGCCTCGCTGCCGGCGGGCGCGCCCATCACCGTGATCGCCAACGGCGACATCTGGAACGTGGCCGATGCCGAACGCTGCCGCGCCGTCACCGGTTGCGACGCGCTCATGATCGGTCGCGGCATGGTGACCGACCCGGGCCTGGCGCTGGCCATCAAAGGGCAGGGCGGTGTGCCCTGGCAGCAGCTGCCACCGCTGCTGCTCGCGTTCTGGCAGCAGGTGAGCGTGCGCGTGGAGCGCCGCCACCGCGCCGGGCGGCTCAAACAGTGGCTCAACTACCTGCGCCAGCGTTACCCGCAGGCCCAGGACGCGTTCGACGAACTGCGCCTGGTGCACGACCCCGCCGCCATCGAGGCCTGGCTGCGGCAGGCGCAAATCCGCCCGCCTATTACCACAGAGCCGATCCCGGCGCTGGCAGCGGAGTTGGCGCAGCCGTGTTAA